Proteins co-encoded in one Nitrospirota bacterium genomic window:
- the cas8c gene encoding type I-U CRISPR-associated protein Cas8c — protein sequence MDVTNPGQFFACCGLLELAHRLWPGAEGWFDRDGHMFHVHASTDDKCTLQSVVERLTNVGIDGELSNEEREELRNLESKKRALKKERKYLTEIEGERRMSLGKRQREGALSIGGPFNLRIAWWQEDGDDVPKTFAGRQEVLRMAVAMLSEARKAVHDDRPLEYRCLLRAAGDGEQQQDAKVEPFFFDAARFAHALDAGFSLDVQEQAIRATAAALTEFLALIGLQRFRPIVQVSKEPRIKALADYLTWPVPFGLPPAAAVISGAVPVPGSQRYRFEIRARDDQKRYGAFSFATPIGGDA from the coding sequence GTGGATGTGACGAATCCCGGCCAGTTCTTCGCTTGCTGCGGGCTACTGGAACTTGCGCACCGTTTGTGGCCCGGGGCGGAGGGATGGTTTGACCGGGATGGGCACATGTTTCACGTTCACGCGTCGACAGACGACAAGTGCACGCTTCAAAGCGTCGTGGAGAGACTGACGAACGTCGGGATCGACGGCGAACTCTCGAACGAAGAGCGAGAGGAATTGAGGAATCTTGAGTCGAAGAAGCGGGCACTGAAGAAGGAGCGGAAATACCTTACCGAGATTGAGGGAGAGCGAAGAATGTCACTCGGCAAGCGACAACGAGAAGGGGCGCTCTCAATTGGCGGCCCATTCAACCTCCGCATTGCGTGGTGGCAAGAAGACGGCGACGACGTGCCGAAGACCTTCGCTGGGAGGCAGGAAGTTCTCCGCATGGCGGTCGCCATGCTTTCGGAGGCTCGCAAAGCTGTCCACGACGATCGACCGCTGGAATACCGCTGTCTGCTGCGAGCTGCAGGGGACGGCGAGCAACAGCAAGACGCGAAGGTCGAACCCTTTTTTTTCGATGCGGCAAGATTCGCCCACGCGCTCGATGCCGGATTCTCTCTGGATGTGCAGGAGCAGGCGATCAGGGCAACGGCTGCGGCACTCACTGAGTTCCTCGCTCTGATCGGTCTTCAGCGGTTTCGGCCCATCGTACAGGTGAGCAAGGAGCCGAGAATCAAGGCGCTGGCTGACTACCTCACATGGCCTGTACCGTTTGGTCTCCCTCCGGCTGCAGCGGTCATCTCCGGGGCCGTCCCAGTTCCGGGGAGCCAGCGCTATCGCTTCGAGATTCGTGCTCGGGATGACCAGAAACGGTACGGAGCATTCAGCTTCGCAACCCCTATCGGAGGTGACGCATGA
- the cas7u gene encoding type I-U CRISPR-associated RAMP protein Csb1/Cas7u, translating to MSKDKVDLNHFDDWLKDDSNVAALALRQWLDPVEGKDAVIFPPTYTLDRTDAGNRFNKGEAVPGVYKGLKGPMGYNLDYFEDGSSVCQIDSVGSQANRMEPIFKRDGYRGLVPEVTIQAGEKRVNLLEAGHRAADAIVRFSDLAKELQAAFLAVRNGDATRLAKIAPTSLVFGAWDSRDTEVKLPRIVRSVIRAYNVKPQHRSAQYIPVLNYVNEGLLDAPEGEQQQDAMSQLGLSHAPAPWSHGGVLVEREIRRDATLNLVALRALRASRASDTLPLRRYILGLSLVSFTAPQETFLREGCQLVPDVERPGKWSLIRHDGSREDNFTVSHEQASDYAKAVAEAFGVGPKREATFNAGTAREDLGQSKEERKKSRRKKSSSAGEAES from the coding sequence ATGAGCAAAGACAAGGTGGATCTGAACCACTTCGACGACTGGCTGAAGGACGACAGCAATGTTGCAGCGCTGGCGTTACGCCAGTGGCTCGATCCGGTTGAGGGTAAGGACGCCGTGATCTTCCCGCCGACGTACACATTGGACCGTACGGATGCCGGCAATCGCTTCAACAAGGGCGAGGCTGTTCCCGGCGTCTACAAGGGCCTGAAGGGGCCGATGGGTTACAACCTCGACTATTTCGAGGACGGTTCCAGCGTATGCCAGATCGACAGCGTGGGTTCGCAGGCCAATCGGATGGAGCCAATCTTTAAGCGCGACGGCTACAGAGGTCTCGTGCCGGAAGTGACCATCCAAGCGGGCGAAAAGCGTGTCAACCTACTTGAGGCCGGGCACCGTGCGGCGGATGCGATCGTCAGGTTCTCTGACTTGGCGAAGGAACTGCAGGCCGCCTTCCTTGCGGTGCGAAACGGCGATGCAACCCGGTTGGCAAAGATTGCTCCGACGTCTCTCGTGTTTGGGGCCTGGGACTCTCGCGACACGGAGGTCAAACTGCCGCGAATTGTGCGTTCAGTTATTCGGGCGTACAACGTGAAACCACAACACCGGTCGGCTCAGTACATTCCGGTCCTCAACTATGTTAACGAAGGCTTGCTGGACGCGCCGGAAGGTGAACAGCAGCAAGACGCGATGTCGCAACTTGGGCTAAGTCATGCTCCAGCCCCTTGGTCACACGGTGGAGTCTTGGTCGAGCGAGAGATTCGGCGTGACGCAACGCTGAATCTCGTCGCGCTTCGTGCGCTCCGCGCCAGTAGGGCTAGTGACACGCTCCCACTGCGCCGTTACATCTTGGGGTTGTCGCTGGTTTCATTCACAGCGCCACAGGAGACCTTCTTGCGTGAGGGATGCCAACTGGTGCCCGACGTAGAGCGCCCCGGAAAATGGTCTCTCATTCGACACGACGGCAGTCGCGAGGACAACTTTACCGTGTCGCACGAGCAGGCTTCGGACTACGCAAAGGCGGTGGCCGAAGCCTTCGGCGTGGGCCCGAAGAGAGAGGCAACATTCAATGCTGGGACCGCCCGAGAGGACCTGGGCCAGTCCAAAGAGGAACGCAAGAAGTCGCGCAGAAAGAAGAGCAGCAGCGCCGGCGAAGCCGAGTCATGA
- the csb2 gene encoding type I-U CRISPR-associated protein Csb2, with protein MMRYHLCISVTLLDTLFHGKGDGEVPEWPPSPMRLVQALVAGSRSGCRNGEWSEAKAEAFRWIERREPPVIIGPAAERAAAYTLFVPNNDSDKKFDRQDRLTSKVVRPHRTANGSSATKGGGTLHYLWTISESEWSGASSHAEILCREARHLMALGWGIDQAVADGRVLTDTEAAALPGRRWRGWHTHRPGQQRSRIPIEGSLNDMEMVHASFMSRINGNRFNPPRKLKRYEYIAYLSANTLPPRPYAVFELPDGGAFRQEDAAAVAAILRSLACRCAKDDSHEFPSGSEMYVAGHSKAGEAPGNGSSTLRFSYLPLPTIGHEHADGMIRRVLIAEPFGGDGAHARWAQQRLRNQLLRDHDGNERGILLNLWRNSSSAIVDRYVGEHKNWASVTPVILPGFDDGKRIKAERLFLQAVRQAGLSLDGVADFTFRKAPFWSGSQHPNCYRRPDYLDSAKNRRFSAWHVHLSFRELMAGPISIGAGRHCGLGVFAASG; from the coding sequence ATGATGCGGTACCATCTATGCATCTCGGTCACACTCCTCGATACGCTCTTCCACGGCAAGGGCGATGGCGAAGTGCCAGAGTGGCCGCCGTCGCCGATGCGCCTGGTCCAAGCGCTTGTGGCTGGTTCGCGCTCTGGATGCCGAAATGGGGAGTGGTCGGAGGCCAAGGCCGAGGCCTTCCGCTGGATTGAGCGCCGTGAACCCCCGGTGATTATCGGGCCGGCGGCCGAGCGTGCCGCAGCGTACACGCTCTTTGTGCCGAACAACGACTCGGATAAAAAGTTCGACCGCCAGGATCGTCTGACTTCCAAGGTTGTTCGGCCACATCGAACGGCGAACGGTAGCTCAGCGACGAAGGGTGGAGGGACACTCCATTACCTTTGGACGATCTCGGAAAGCGAGTGGTCCGGCGCCAGCAGCCACGCGGAAATCCTTTGCCGCGAGGCACGCCACTTGATGGCGCTCGGCTGGGGCATAGATCAGGCAGTAGCCGATGGTCGTGTCCTCACCGATACCGAAGCGGCAGCACTCCCGGGCCGGCGCTGGCGAGGGTGGCACACACACCGTCCCGGCCAACAACGATCGCGGATTCCTATTGAAGGCTCGCTGAATGACATGGAAATGGTCCACGCATCGTTCATGTCTCGGATTAACGGGAACCGCTTCAATCCGCCGCGCAAGCTTAAGCGATATGAATACATCGCTTATCTCAGCGCAAACACATTGCCACCGAGACCGTATGCCGTCTTCGAACTGCCTGATGGTGGCGCATTCCGCCAGGAGGATGCCGCCGCCGTTGCGGCGATACTGCGGTCGCTTGCGTGCCGATGCGCCAAGGACGATTCTCACGAGTTTCCCAGCGGGTCGGAGATGTACGTCGCTGGCCACAGCAAAGCTGGCGAGGCGCCTGGAAACGGTTCCAGTACACTGCGATTCTCGTATCTCCCTCTTCCAACGATCGGCCACGAACATGCCGACGGCATGATCCGCCGCGTGCTCATAGCAGAGCCCTTCGGAGGTGATGGGGCGCACGCCCGATGGGCGCAACAGCGTCTGCGGAATCAGCTCCTGCGTGACCACGATGGGAACGAACGGGGAATCCTTCTGAACCTTTGGCGAAACAGTTCATCTGCGATAGTCGATAGATACGTTGGGGAGCATAAGAACTGGGCCAGCGTTACTCCCGTAATCCTGCCCGGCTTCGACGACGGGAAGCGCATCAAGGCCGAAAGACTCTTCCTTCAAGCCGTACGACAGGCCGGCCTGTCTCTGGATGGCGTCGCGGATTTCACGTTCCGCAAGGCGCCCTTCTGGTCTGGTTCACAGCATCCCAACTGTTACCGCCGTCCTGACTACCTGGACTCGGCGAAAAACCGGCGGTTTTCCGCTTGGCATGTCCACCTGTCGTTCCGCGAGCTGATGGCCGGCCCCATATCGATCGGAGCAGGGAGACACTGCGGTCTGGGGGTCTTCGCTGCAAGCGGGTAG
- a CDS encoding Fic family protein, with amino-acid sequence MTDGRYDVSGLPEAQFEPGSGDTVLKNLVGITSKQAMDDAEAKALERATEWAIGTFDVTHRFTASDVCGMHRVWLGEIYEWAGRYRRVNVSKGEVLFAVAAQIPALMAEFEQGPLRRHTPCNVTGRSAVARALAEVHTELVLIHPFREGNGRVTRLLSTLMALQAGLPLLDFQVIAGEKKGAYFEAVRAGLDRDYEPMARIFGEIIERSGAAS; translated from the coding sequence GTGACTGACGGGCGATACGATGTTTCGGGGTTGCCCGAGGCTCAATTTGAGCCCGGTTCGGGTGATACCGTCCTGAAAAACTTGGTCGGGATCACGTCGAAGCAAGCGATGGACGACGCAGAGGCTAAGGCCCTCGAACGCGCAACGGAGTGGGCGATCGGGACGTTCGATGTCACACATCGCTTTACCGCATCTGATGTCTGTGGGATGCATCGAGTCTGGCTCGGGGAGATCTACGAGTGGGCGGGACGGTATCGGCGGGTCAATGTCAGCAAAGGCGAGGTTCTATTTGCCGTTGCCGCTCAGATTCCTGCGCTCATGGCGGAATTCGAACAAGGACCGTTGCGCCGTCATACGCCGTGCAATGTCACCGGCCGATCTGCCGTGGCGCGCGCGCTGGCAGAGGTGCACACGGAGTTGGTGTTGATTCATCCGTTTCGCGAGGGAAACGGGCGGGTGACACGGCTGCTCTCGACGCTGATGGCGTTACAGGCCGGTTTGCCGTTGCTCGATTTCCAGGTGATCGCAGGCGAAAAGAAGGGCGCGTACTTTGAAGCGGTGCGGGCCGGACTCGACCGAGATTATGAACCGATGGCGCGGATCTTTGGGGAGATTATCGAGCGGAGCGGCGCCGCTTCGTGA
- the cas1 gene encoding CRISPR-associated endonuclease Cas1 — protein sequence MDAATDSAAGAEEVPPLPVRMLNEYTYCPRLGYLMWVQGEFMDSADTVDGRFQHRRVDQEKKRRISRRAPVDDGPVTIHARSVSLASDRLGLVAKIDLVEGECNRVTPVDYKRGKRPHIPKGAWEPEMVQLCAQGLILRDNGFECGEGVLYFAASRERVPVVFDGALIARTLELVDLMRKAAREGVVPPPLVDSPKCPRCALVSICLPDEVTFLQSQAHEPRPLFPSRDDALPFYVQHQGARVRKDGDVLKIMERDELLAEGRLREISQLVLFGGVQVSTGVIQELCKRGIPMTYLSGGGWFYGVTHGMSHKNVELRRHQYRTATDASRSLVLARRFVQAKIANCRTLLRRNASTVPEDVLDDLKGDMRRAGEAPTMETLLGVEGNSAQRYFSWFSSMLANGMGFAFEHRNRRPPKDPVNALLSLAYAMLAREWTTTLLAVGFDPYLGFYHQPRYGRPALALDLMEEFRPLIGDSAVITAINNEEIRRRDFIETLGAVALTPVGRSRFIEVYERRMSQEITHPVFGYTISYRRVLEVQARLLGRHLAGEIPEYPSFTTR from the coding sequence ATGGATGCAGCGACTGATTCCGCGGCAGGGGCGGAGGAGGTGCCGCCCCTGCCGGTTCGGATGCTGAACGAGTACACGTACTGCCCGAGGCTTGGCTACCTCATGTGGGTGCAGGGGGAGTTTATGGACTCGGCTGATACGGTGGATGGGCGGTTTCAGCATCGGCGCGTGGATCAGGAGAAGAAGCGGCGGATCTCGCGGCGGGCGCCCGTCGATGACGGGCCGGTGACCATCCATGCGCGGTCGGTCTCGTTGGCGTCGGATCGGCTGGGATTGGTCGCGAAGATCGATTTGGTCGAGGGCGAATGCAACCGCGTGACGCCGGTCGACTACAAACGGGGCAAGCGACCCCACATCCCCAAGGGCGCGTGGGAGCCGGAGATGGTGCAGTTGTGCGCGCAGGGGTTGATTCTGCGCGACAACGGTTTTGAGTGCGGGGAGGGCGTGCTGTACTTCGCCGCCTCGCGCGAGCGGGTGCCGGTCGTCTTCGATGGGGCGTTGATCGCACGCACGCTGGAGCTGGTCGATCTGATGCGCAAGGCCGCACGCGAAGGCGTGGTGCCGCCGCCTTTGGTGGACAGTCCGAAGTGTCCTCGCTGCGCGCTCGTCAGCATTTGTTTGCCCGACGAGGTGACGTTTCTTCAGTCTCAGGCCCACGAGCCACGGCCGCTCTTCCCCTCCCGCGACGACGCGTTGCCGTTCTACGTCCAGCACCAAGGCGCCAGAGTGAGGAAAGACGGAGACGTACTCAAGATCATGGAGCGTGACGAGCTGTTGGCGGAGGGGCGGTTGCGCGAGATCTCCCAACTCGTCCTCTTTGGAGGCGTGCAGGTGAGTACCGGCGTGATCCAAGAGCTCTGCAAACGCGGGATTCCAATGACGTATCTCTCGGGCGGCGGCTGGTTTTACGGCGTGACCCACGGGATGAGCCACAAGAACGTGGAGCTGCGCCGCCATCAGTACCGAACTGCGACGGACGCTTCCCGAAGTCTGGTACTCGCGCGCCGGTTCGTGCAGGCGAAGATCGCCAATTGCCGCACATTGCTGCGGCGCAATGCGAGTACCGTGCCGGAAGACGTGCTGGATGATCTGAAAGGCGACATGCGCCGCGCCGGTGAAGCGCCCACAATGGAGACATTGTTGGGGGTCGAAGGCAACTCGGCCCAGCGATATTTTTCATGGTTCTCGTCCATGCTCGCGAACGGAATGGGCTTTGCGTTCGAGCATCGCAACCGGCGGCCCCCCAAGGATCCGGTTAACGCCCTGCTCTCGCTGGCCTACGCCATGTTGGCCCGGGAATGGACGACGACGTTATTGGCGGTGGGGTTTGATCCGTATCTCGGGTTCTATCACCAGCCCCGTTATGGACGCCCCGCGCTGGCCTTGGATCTGATGGAGGAGTTTCGGCCGTTGATCGGGGACTCCGCGGTGATCACGGCCATCAACAATGAAGAGATTCGACGGAGAGATTTCATCGAGACCTTGGGCGCCGTCGCGCTTACGCCGGTCGGCCGGAGCCGGTTTATCGAAGTGTACGAGCGCCGGATGAGCCAGGAGATTACGCACCCGGTCTTCGGCTACACCATCAGCTACCGGCGGGTGTTGGAAGTCCAGGCAAGGTTGCTCGGGCGGCATCTGGCCGGTGAGATTCCCGAGTATCCCTCGTTTACCACGCGGTAG
- the cas2 gene encoding CRISPR-associated endonuclease Cas2 — protein sequence MRHLYVVTYDISSPKRWRRVFRTMRGFGDHLQLSVFLCDLPLMERVQMQALLHEIIHHEEDKVMIVDLGPTEGRTIQSIETIGIPVEITKRGPQVV from the coding sequence ATGCGGCATCTGTACGTGGTCACGTACGATATATCGAGTCCCAAACGCTGGCGACGGGTGTTTCGGACGATGCGGGGTTTCGGCGACCATCTGCAACTCTCCGTGTTCCTCTGCGACCTGCCGCTGATGGAGCGCGTGCAGATGCAGGCGCTCCTGCACGAGATCATCCATCACGAAGAGGACAAGGTAATGATCGTCGACCTCGGGCCAACCGAAGGGCGCACGATTCAAAGTATCGAGACGATTGGCATTCCCGTGGAGATTACAAAACGGGGGCCCCAAGTGGTCTGA